The Lycium barbarum isolate Lr01 chromosome 9, ASM1917538v2, whole genome shotgun sequence genome has a segment encoding these proteins:
- the LOC132609604 gene encoding uncharacterized protein At4g14450, chloroplastic-like yields the protein MSSNNRRNPNPNPNPSRLQRRAPASIQINRSTDWNVAIPLLSPLITSPEEGNLKSAINRISNSSNKKEEVLPEKPVMVFKKWQHPAAPFCHEQQTAPFIQFVCTGTGDRR from the coding sequence ATGTCAAGCAACAACCGTCGGAACCCTAACCCTAACCCTAACCCTAGCAGGTTACAGCGGCGAGCGCCGGCATCGATTCAAATCAACCGTTCAACAGATTGGAATGTGGCGATACCGCTTTTATCGCCGTTGATTACTTCACCTGAAGAAGGAAACCTGAAATCGGCTATAAATAGGATTTCTAATTCGAGTAATAAAAAAGAGGAGGTGCTACCGGAGAAACCGGTAATGGTTTTCAAGAAGTGGCAACATCCTGCGGCGCCGTTTTGTCATGAACAACAAACGGCGCCGTTTATTCAGTTTGTATGTACAGGAACCGGTGATAGACGGTGA
- the LOC132609078 gene encoding actin-related protein 9 isoform X5 produces the protein MAYTQDYMKTAVPTNLFNDRGSNIVVINPGSTNIRIGLAQQDIPLNIPHCIARRTSQLPKRNVQDQMLNTQVTTAQHMERERAYDIIASLLRIPFLDEQAANSSYPRKMGRVDAHPPQNDMKEAMFTWTDVFEKNVPHSSTTEGDAPNEGGTSESPTLKESKIKVEPNSSARKYREYICGEEALRISPTEPYCLRRPIRRGHLNVSQHYPTQQVLEDLHTIWDWILVEKLHIPHRERNMYSAILVIPETFDNREIKEMLSIVLRDLCFSSAVVHQEGLAAAFGNGLPTACIVNMGAQVTSIICVEDGVALPTTQISLRFGGEDISRCLLWTQRHHQTWPPIRTDALSKPVDLLMLNRLKESYCQIKEGEVEAVAVVHSYEDGMPPGSHKTRLTALNVPPMGLFYPTLLVPDVYPPPPRSWFNDYDDMLEDTWQMDFPGGGAYPMWESYPIFQTKPKKEDIIGLAEAITKSILLTGRIDLQRKLFCSMQLIGGAASIYGLIPAVEERVLHAIPSHEAIDTVEVLQSRTNPAFVSWKGGAILGILDTGRDAWIHREDWIRNGIHIVSRRKYKDSFYVQAQALCYLNS, from the exons ATGGCATATACACAGGATTATATGAAAACAGCAGTTCCTACTAATCTATTCAACGACCGTGGTTCCAATATCGTCGTTATTAATCCAG GTTCGACAAATATCAGAATTGGATTGGCTCAACAGGACATACCATTGAATATACCTCATTGCATTGCTCGTCGCACTAGTCAATTACCTAAACGAAATGTTCAAGATCAA ATGCTGAATACTCAAGTTACAACTGCACAGCATATGGAGCGGGAAAGAGCGTATGACATT ATTGCGTCGCTATTAAGAATTCCATTTTTGGATGAGCAGGCAGCTAACAGTTCTTATCCACGCAAG ATGGGGCGTGTAGATGCACATCCTCCGCAAAATGACATGAAAGAGGCAATGTTCACTTGGACTGATGTTTTTGAGAAAAATGTCCCTCATTCTTCAACAACAG AAGGAGATGCACCCAACGAGGGTGGTACCAGCGAGTCCCCCACTCTGAAGGAAAGCAAGATCAAGGTTGAACCTAATTCCAGTGCACGTAAATATAGGGAGTACATATGTGGAGAGGAAGCTCTACGAATATCCCCTACTGAACCATATTGTTTGCGCCGTCCTATACGCCGAGGTCATCTTAATGTATCTCAACATTACCCGACGCAGCAG GTTCTTGAAGACCTGCATACTATCTGGGATTGGATTTTGGTTGAGAAATTGCATATTCCTCATCGTGAGAGAAACATGTATTCTGCAATCCTTGTTATTCCAGAGACATTCGACAATCGAG AAATTAAGGAAATGCTATCTATCGTGTTGCGTGACTTATGCTTCAGTTCAGCAGTAGTCCACCAG GAAGGTCTTGCTGCAGCTTTTGGAAATGGTTTACCAACAGCATGCATTGTCAACATGGGAGCTCAAGTGACATCTATTATCTGTGTTGAG GATGGAGTGGCTCTACCCACAACACAAATATCTTTACGTTTTGGTGGAGAG GATATATCAAGATGCCTTCTCTGGACTCAGAGGCATCATCAAACATGGCCACCAATTCGAACTGATGCCCTGTCAAAGCCTGTAGATTTGCTGATGCTTAACAGACTTAAGGAGTCCTACTGTCAGATCAAA GAGGGGGAAGTAGAAGCTGTTGCTGTGGTACATTCATATGAAGATGGAATGCCACCTGGATCTCATAAGACAAGGCTGACTGCTCTTAAT GTTCCCCCTATGGGTTTATTTTACCCAACGCTTTTGGTTCCAGATGTCTACCCTCCGCCACCCCGCTCTTG GTTTAACGATTATGATGATATGCTTGAGGACACATGGCAAATGGACTTCCCTGGTGGTGGTGCATATCCAATGTGGGAGAGCTACCCAATTTTCCAAACAAAGCCAAAGAAAGAAGATATTATTGGACTTGCTGAGGCTATTACAAAGAGCATTCTTTTGACAG GACGTATTGACTTACAGAGAAAGTTGTTTTGCAGCATGCAACTG ATTGGAGGAGCTGCATCGATTTATGGTCTCATTCCTGCTGTGGAGGAAAG agttttgcatgcaatCCCTTCACATGAAGCAATTGACACTGTGGAG GTCTTGCAATCGAGAACAAATCCAGCGTTTGTGTCATGGAAAGGCGGAGCA ATCCTTGGAATTCTTGATACTGGTAGGGATGCCTGGATTCATCGAGAGGACTGGATTAGAAATGGGATTCACATTGTCAGTAGGAGAAAGTACAAGGATTCATTTTATGTTCAAGCACAAGCATTGTGCTATCTGAATTCATAA
- the LOC132609078 gene encoding actin-related protein 9 isoform X3, translated as MAYTQDYMKTAVPTNLFNDRGSNIVVINPGSTNIRIGLAQQDIPLNIPHCIARRTSQLPKRNVQDQMLNTQVTTAQHMERERAYDIIASLLRIPFLDEQAANSSYPRKMGRVDAHPPQNDMKEAMFTWTDVFEKNVPHSSTTAEGDAPNEGGTSESPTLKESKIKVEPNSSARKYREYICGEEALRISPTEPYCLRRPIRRGHLNVSQHYPTQQVLEDLHTIWDWILVEKLHIPHRERNMYSAILVIPETFDNREIKEMLSIVLRDLCFSSAVVHQEGLAAAFGNGLPTACIVNMGAQVTSIICVEDGVALPTTQISLRFGGEDISRCLLWTQRHHQTWPPIRTDALSKPVDLLMLNRLKESYCQIKEGEVEAVAVVHSYEDGMPPGSHKTRLTALNVPPMGLFYPTLLVPDVYPPPPRSWFNDYDDMLEDTWQMDFPGGGAYPMWESYPIFQTKPKKEDIIGLAEAITKSILLTGRIDLQRKLFCSMQLIGGAASIYGLIPAVEERVLHAIPSHEAIDTVEVLQSRTNPAFVSWKGGAILGILDTGRDAWIHREDWIRNGIHIVSRRKYKDSFYVQAQALCYLNS; from the exons ATGGCATATACACAGGATTATATGAAAACAGCAGTTCCTACTAATCTATTCAACGACCGTGGTTCCAATATCGTCGTTATTAATCCAG GTTCGACAAATATCAGAATTGGATTGGCTCAACAGGACATACCATTGAATATACCTCATTGCATTGCTCGTCGCACTAGTCAATTACCTAAACGAAATGTTCAAGATCAA ATGCTGAATACTCAAGTTACAACTGCACAGCATATGGAGCGGGAAAGAGCGTATGACATT ATTGCGTCGCTATTAAGAATTCCATTTTTGGATGAGCAGGCAGCTAACAGTTCTTATCCACGCAAG ATGGGGCGTGTAGATGCACATCCTCCGCAAAATGACATGAAAGAGGCAATGTTCACTTGGACTGATGTTTTTGAGAAAAATGTCCCTCATTCTTCAACAACAG CAGAAGGAGATGCACCCAACGAGGGTGGTACCAGCGAGTCCCCCACTCTGAAGGAAAGCAAGATCAAGGTTGAACCTAATTCCAGTGCACGTAAATATAGGGAGTACATATGTGGAGAGGAAGCTCTACGAATATCCCCTACTGAACCATATTGTTTGCGCCGTCCTATACGCCGAGGTCATCTTAATGTATCTCAACATTACCCGACGCAGCAG GTTCTTGAAGACCTGCATACTATCTGGGATTGGATTTTGGTTGAGAAATTGCATATTCCTCATCGTGAGAGAAACATGTATTCTGCAATCCTTGTTATTCCAGAGACATTCGACAATCGAG AAATTAAGGAAATGCTATCTATCGTGTTGCGTGACTTATGCTTCAGTTCAGCAGTAGTCCACCAG GAAGGTCTTGCTGCAGCTTTTGGAAATGGTTTACCAACAGCATGCATTGTCAACATGGGAGCTCAAGTGACATCTATTATCTGTGTTGAG GATGGAGTGGCTCTACCCACAACACAAATATCTTTACGTTTTGGTGGAGAG GATATATCAAGATGCCTTCTCTGGACTCAGAGGCATCATCAAACATGGCCACCAATTCGAACTGATGCCCTGTCAAAGCCTGTAGATTTGCTGATGCTTAACAGACTTAAGGAGTCCTACTGTCAGATCAAA GAGGGGGAAGTAGAAGCTGTTGCTGTGGTACATTCATATGAAGATGGAATGCCACCTGGATCTCATAAGACAAGGCTGACTGCTCTTAAT GTTCCCCCTATGGGTTTATTTTACCCAACGCTTTTGGTTCCAGATGTCTACCCTCCGCCACCCCGCTCTTG GTTTAACGATTATGATGATATGCTTGAGGACACATGGCAAATGGACTTCCCTGGTGGTGGTGCATATCCAATGTGGGAGAGCTACCCAATTTTCCAAACAAAGCCAAAGAAAGAAGATATTATTGGACTTGCTGAGGCTATTACAAAGAGCATTCTTTTGACAG GACGTATTGACTTACAGAGAAAGTTGTTTTGCAGCATGCAACTG ATTGGAGGAGCTGCATCGATTTATGGTCTCATTCCTGCTGTGGAGGAAAG agttttgcatgcaatCCCTTCACATGAAGCAATTGACACTGTGGAG GTCTTGCAATCGAGAACAAATCCAGCGTTTGTGTCATGGAAAGGCGGAGCA ATCCTTGGAATTCTTGATACTGGTAGGGATGCCTGGATTCATCGAGAGGACTGGATTAGAAATGGGATTCACATTGTCAGTAGGAGAAAGTACAAGGATTCATTTTATGTTCAAGCACAAGCATTGTGCTATCTGAATTCATAA
- the LOC132609078 gene encoding actin-related protein 9 isoform X4, translating to MDYMKTAVPTNLFNDRGSNIVVINPGSTNIRIGLAQQDIPLNIPHCIARRTSQLPKRNVQDQMLNTQVTTAQHMERERAYDIIASLLRIPFLDEQAANSSYPRKMGRVDAHPPQNDMKEAMFTWTDVFEKNVPHSSTTAEGDAPNEGGTSESPTLKESKIKVEPNSSARKYREYICGEEALRISPTEPYCLRRPIRRGHLNVSQHYPTQQVLEDLHTIWDWILVEKLHIPHRERNMYSAILVIPETFDNREIKEMLSIVLRDLCFSSAVVHQEGLAAAFGNGLPTACIVNMGAQVTSIICVEDGVALPTTQISLRFGGEDISRCLLWTQRHHQTWPPIRTDALSKPVDLLMLNRLKESYCQIKEGEVEAVAVVHSYEDGMPPGSHKTRLTALNLLIQVPPMGLFYPTLLVPDVYPPPPRSWFNDYDDMLEDTWQMDFPGGGAYPMWESYPIFQTKPKKEDIIGLAEAITKSILLTGRIDLQRKLFCSMQLIGGAASIYGLIPAVEERVLHAIPSHEAIDTVEVLQSRTNPAFVSWKGGAILGILDTGRDAWIHREDWIRNGIHIVSRRKYKDSFYVQAQALCYLNS from the exons ATG GATTATATGAAAACAGCAGTTCCTACTAATCTATTCAACGACCGTGGTTCCAATATCGTCGTTATTAATCCAG GTTCGACAAATATCAGAATTGGATTGGCTCAACAGGACATACCATTGAATATACCTCATTGCATTGCTCGTCGCACTAGTCAATTACCTAAACGAAATGTTCAAGATCAA ATGCTGAATACTCAAGTTACAACTGCACAGCATATGGAGCGGGAAAGAGCGTATGACATT ATTGCGTCGCTATTAAGAATTCCATTTTTGGATGAGCAGGCAGCTAACAGTTCTTATCCACGCAAG ATGGGGCGTGTAGATGCACATCCTCCGCAAAATGACATGAAAGAGGCAATGTTCACTTGGACTGATGTTTTTGAGAAAAATGTCCCTCATTCTTCAACAACAG CAGAAGGAGATGCACCCAACGAGGGTGGTACCAGCGAGTCCCCCACTCTGAAGGAAAGCAAGATCAAGGTTGAACCTAATTCCAGTGCACGTAAATATAGGGAGTACATATGTGGAGAGGAAGCTCTACGAATATCCCCTACTGAACCATATTGTTTGCGCCGTCCTATACGCCGAGGTCATCTTAATGTATCTCAACATTACCCGACGCAGCAG GTTCTTGAAGACCTGCATACTATCTGGGATTGGATTTTGGTTGAGAAATTGCATATTCCTCATCGTGAGAGAAACATGTATTCTGCAATCCTTGTTATTCCAGAGACATTCGACAATCGAG AAATTAAGGAAATGCTATCTATCGTGTTGCGTGACTTATGCTTCAGTTCAGCAGTAGTCCACCAG GAAGGTCTTGCTGCAGCTTTTGGAAATGGTTTACCAACAGCATGCATTGTCAACATGGGAGCTCAAGTGACATCTATTATCTGTGTTGAG GATGGAGTGGCTCTACCCACAACACAAATATCTTTACGTTTTGGTGGAGAG GATATATCAAGATGCCTTCTCTGGACTCAGAGGCATCATCAAACATGGCCACCAATTCGAACTGATGCCCTGTCAAAGCCTGTAGATTTGCTGATGCTTAACAGACTTAAGGAGTCCTACTGTCAGATCAAA GAGGGGGAAGTAGAAGCTGTTGCTGTGGTACATTCATATGAAGATGGAATGCCACCTGGATCTCATAAGACAAGGCTGACTGCTCTTAAT TTGTTAATACAGGTTCCCCCTATGGGTTTATTTTACCCAACGCTTTTGGTTCCAGATGTCTACCCTCCGCCACCCCGCTCTTG GTTTAACGATTATGATGATATGCTTGAGGACACATGGCAAATGGACTTCCCTGGTGGTGGTGCATATCCAATGTGGGAGAGCTACCCAATTTTCCAAACAAAGCCAAAGAAAGAAGATATTATTGGACTTGCTGAGGCTATTACAAAGAGCATTCTTTTGACAG GACGTATTGACTTACAGAGAAAGTTGTTTTGCAGCATGCAACTG ATTGGAGGAGCTGCATCGATTTATGGTCTCATTCCTGCTGTGGAGGAAAG agttttgcatgcaatCCCTTCACATGAAGCAATTGACACTGTGGAG GTCTTGCAATCGAGAACAAATCCAGCGTTTGTGTCATGGAAAGGCGGAGCA ATCCTTGGAATTCTTGATACTGGTAGGGATGCCTGGATTCATCGAGAGGACTGGATTAGAAATGGGATTCACATTGTCAGTAGGAGAAAGTACAAGGATTCATTTTATGTTCAAGCACAAGCATTGTGCTATCTGAATTCATAA
- the LOC132609078 gene encoding actin-related protein 9 isoform X1: MAYTQDYMKTAVPTNLFNDRGSNIVVINPGSTNIRIGLAQQDIPLNIPHCIARRTSQLPKRNVQDQMLNTQVTTAQHMERERAYDIIASLLRIPFLDEQAANSSYPRKMGRVDAHPPQNDMKEAMFTWTDVFEKNVPHSSTTAEGDAPNEGGTSESPTLKESKIKVEPNSSARKYREYICGEEALRISPTEPYCLRRPIRRGHLNVSQHYPTQQVLEDLHTIWDWILVEKLHIPHRERNMYSAILVIPETFDNREIKEMLSIVLRDLCFSSAVVHQEGLAAAFGNGLPTACIVNMGAQVTSIICVEDGVALPTTQISLRFGGEDISRCLLWTQRHHQTWPPIRTDALSKPVDLLMLNRLKESYCQIKEGEVEAVAVVHSYEDGMPPGSHKTRLTALNLLIQVPPMGLFYPTLLVPDVYPPPPRSWFNDYDDMLEDTWQMDFPGGGAYPMWESYPIFQTKPKKEDIIGLAEAITKSILLTGRIDLQRKLFCSMQLIGGAASIYGLIPAVEERVLHAIPSHEAIDTVEVLQSRTNPAFVSWKGGAILGILDTGRDAWIHREDWIRNGIHIVSRRKYKDSFYVQAQALCYLNS; the protein is encoded by the exons ATGGCATATACACAGGATTATATGAAAACAGCAGTTCCTACTAATCTATTCAACGACCGTGGTTCCAATATCGTCGTTATTAATCCAG GTTCGACAAATATCAGAATTGGATTGGCTCAACAGGACATACCATTGAATATACCTCATTGCATTGCTCGTCGCACTAGTCAATTACCTAAACGAAATGTTCAAGATCAA ATGCTGAATACTCAAGTTACAACTGCACAGCATATGGAGCGGGAAAGAGCGTATGACATT ATTGCGTCGCTATTAAGAATTCCATTTTTGGATGAGCAGGCAGCTAACAGTTCTTATCCACGCAAG ATGGGGCGTGTAGATGCACATCCTCCGCAAAATGACATGAAAGAGGCAATGTTCACTTGGACTGATGTTTTTGAGAAAAATGTCCCTCATTCTTCAACAACAG CAGAAGGAGATGCACCCAACGAGGGTGGTACCAGCGAGTCCCCCACTCTGAAGGAAAGCAAGATCAAGGTTGAACCTAATTCCAGTGCACGTAAATATAGGGAGTACATATGTGGAGAGGAAGCTCTACGAATATCCCCTACTGAACCATATTGTTTGCGCCGTCCTATACGCCGAGGTCATCTTAATGTATCTCAACATTACCCGACGCAGCAG GTTCTTGAAGACCTGCATACTATCTGGGATTGGATTTTGGTTGAGAAATTGCATATTCCTCATCGTGAGAGAAACATGTATTCTGCAATCCTTGTTATTCCAGAGACATTCGACAATCGAG AAATTAAGGAAATGCTATCTATCGTGTTGCGTGACTTATGCTTCAGTTCAGCAGTAGTCCACCAG GAAGGTCTTGCTGCAGCTTTTGGAAATGGTTTACCAACAGCATGCATTGTCAACATGGGAGCTCAAGTGACATCTATTATCTGTGTTGAG GATGGAGTGGCTCTACCCACAACACAAATATCTTTACGTTTTGGTGGAGAG GATATATCAAGATGCCTTCTCTGGACTCAGAGGCATCATCAAACATGGCCACCAATTCGAACTGATGCCCTGTCAAAGCCTGTAGATTTGCTGATGCTTAACAGACTTAAGGAGTCCTACTGTCAGATCAAA GAGGGGGAAGTAGAAGCTGTTGCTGTGGTACATTCATATGAAGATGGAATGCCACCTGGATCTCATAAGACAAGGCTGACTGCTCTTAAT TTGTTAATACAGGTTCCCCCTATGGGTTTATTTTACCCAACGCTTTTGGTTCCAGATGTCTACCCTCCGCCACCCCGCTCTTG GTTTAACGATTATGATGATATGCTTGAGGACACATGGCAAATGGACTTCCCTGGTGGTGGTGCATATCCAATGTGGGAGAGCTACCCAATTTTCCAAACAAAGCCAAAGAAAGAAGATATTATTGGACTTGCTGAGGCTATTACAAAGAGCATTCTTTTGACAG GACGTATTGACTTACAGAGAAAGTTGTTTTGCAGCATGCAACTG ATTGGAGGAGCTGCATCGATTTATGGTCTCATTCCTGCTGTGGAGGAAAG agttttgcatgcaatCCCTTCACATGAAGCAATTGACACTGTGGAG GTCTTGCAATCGAGAACAAATCCAGCGTTTGTGTCATGGAAAGGCGGAGCA ATCCTTGGAATTCTTGATACTGGTAGGGATGCCTGGATTCATCGAGAGGACTGGATTAGAAATGGGATTCACATTGTCAGTAGGAGAAAGTACAAGGATTCATTTTATGTTCAAGCACAAGCATTGTGCTATCTGAATTCATAA
- the LOC132609078 gene encoding actin-related protein 9 isoform X2, with amino-acid sequence MAYTQDYMKTAVPTNLFNDRGSNIVVINPGSTNIRIGLAQQDIPLNIPHCIARRTSQLPKRNVQDQMLNTQVTTAQHMERERAYDIIASLLRIPFLDEQAANSSYPRKMGRVDAHPPQNDMKEAMFTWTDVFEKNVPHSSTTEGDAPNEGGTSESPTLKESKIKVEPNSSARKYREYICGEEALRISPTEPYCLRRPIRRGHLNVSQHYPTQQVLEDLHTIWDWILVEKLHIPHRERNMYSAILVIPETFDNREIKEMLSIVLRDLCFSSAVVHQEGLAAAFGNGLPTACIVNMGAQVTSIICVEDGVALPTTQISLRFGGEDISRCLLWTQRHHQTWPPIRTDALSKPVDLLMLNRLKESYCQIKEGEVEAVAVVHSYEDGMPPGSHKTRLTALNLLIQVPPMGLFYPTLLVPDVYPPPPRSWFNDYDDMLEDTWQMDFPGGGAYPMWESYPIFQTKPKKEDIIGLAEAITKSILLTGRIDLQRKLFCSMQLIGGAASIYGLIPAVEERVLHAIPSHEAIDTVEVLQSRTNPAFVSWKGGAILGILDTGRDAWIHREDWIRNGIHIVSRRKYKDSFYVQAQALCYLNS; translated from the exons ATGGCATATACACAGGATTATATGAAAACAGCAGTTCCTACTAATCTATTCAACGACCGTGGTTCCAATATCGTCGTTATTAATCCAG GTTCGACAAATATCAGAATTGGATTGGCTCAACAGGACATACCATTGAATATACCTCATTGCATTGCTCGTCGCACTAGTCAATTACCTAAACGAAATGTTCAAGATCAA ATGCTGAATACTCAAGTTACAACTGCACAGCATATGGAGCGGGAAAGAGCGTATGACATT ATTGCGTCGCTATTAAGAATTCCATTTTTGGATGAGCAGGCAGCTAACAGTTCTTATCCACGCAAG ATGGGGCGTGTAGATGCACATCCTCCGCAAAATGACATGAAAGAGGCAATGTTCACTTGGACTGATGTTTTTGAGAAAAATGTCCCTCATTCTTCAACAACAG AAGGAGATGCACCCAACGAGGGTGGTACCAGCGAGTCCCCCACTCTGAAGGAAAGCAAGATCAAGGTTGAACCTAATTCCAGTGCACGTAAATATAGGGAGTACATATGTGGAGAGGAAGCTCTACGAATATCCCCTACTGAACCATATTGTTTGCGCCGTCCTATACGCCGAGGTCATCTTAATGTATCTCAACATTACCCGACGCAGCAG GTTCTTGAAGACCTGCATACTATCTGGGATTGGATTTTGGTTGAGAAATTGCATATTCCTCATCGTGAGAGAAACATGTATTCTGCAATCCTTGTTATTCCAGAGACATTCGACAATCGAG AAATTAAGGAAATGCTATCTATCGTGTTGCGTGACTTATGCTTCAGTTCAGCAGTAGTCCACCAG GAAGGTCTTGCTGCAGCTTTTGGAAATGGTTTACCAACAGCATGCATTGTCAACATGGGAGCTCAAGTGACATCTATTATCTGTGTTGAG GATGGAGTGGCTCTACCCACAACACAAATATCTTTACGTTTTGGTGGAGAG GATATATCAAGATGCCTTCTCTGGACTCAGAGGCATCATCAAACATGGCCACCAATTCGAACTGATGCCCTGTCAAAGCCTGTAGATTTGCTGATGCTTAACAGACTTAAGGAGTCCTACTGTCAGATCAAA GAGGGGGAAGTAGAAGCTGTTGCTGTGGTACATTCATATGAAGATGGAATGCCACCTGGATCTCATAAGACAAGGCTGACTGCTCTTAAT TTGTTAATACAGGTTCCCCCTATGGGTTTATTTTACCCAACGCTTTTGGTTCCAGATGTCTACCCTCCGCCACCCCGCTCTTG GTTTAACGATTATGATGATATGCTTGAGGACACATGGCAAATGGACTTCCCTGGTGGTGGTGCATATCCAATGTGGGAGAGCTACCCAATTTTCCAAACAAAGCCAAAGAAAGAAGATATTATTGGACTTGCTGAGGCTATTACAAAGAGCATTCTTTTGACAG GACGTATTGACTTACAGAGAAAGTTGTTTTGCAGCATGCAACTG ATTGGAGGAGCTGCATCGATTTATGGTCTCATTCCTGCTGTGGAGGAAAG agttttgcatgcaatCCCTTCACATGAAGCAATTGACACTGTGGAG GTCTTGCAATCGAGAACAAATCCAGCGTTTGTGTCATGGAAAGGCGGAGCA ATCCTTGGAATTCTTGATACTGGTAGGGATGCCTGGATTCATCGAGAGGACTGGATTAGAAATGGGATTCACATTGTCAGTAGGAGAAAGTACAAGGATTCATTTTATGTTCAAGCACAAGCATTGTGCTATCTGAATTCATAA